A region of the Mangifera indica cultivar Alphonso chromosome 10, CATAS_Mindica_2.1, whole genome shotgun sequence genome:
GTAAACTACTTGACTTTCGTTGCAAAGCACCCAAAAGGAATCAATAAATCTGATACAGAGTACTAATCTTGGGAGAACCACAACCCACTTTCtgatgtgggatccaagtctcatacatTGCACTTGGAATCATATCATAGCACTGCGCTCTACAACCCTAACACCCAAGTAAACTAGTTCTGTGCTAACTCCCTGCTAGGGCTGAGAAAACATGATAGTAACTCTAATACCATATGCTTTGAGCATTAGAAAACCATACTCCAAAAGGTGGTTGTTGAGATTTCATAGCGCATAACCATGTAACCCTACACCAGAAGTTCATACTTTTTTATGTGGAATCTAAATTTCATACTTTGCGCTtagaattataacaaaattctaTTCCTTTCTTCGTCTTTTTGCTTGAAGATGATAATGCCAAAATGAAATTGCATTTCTAGCACAGCAAGATATTTTGAATTGCATCATGAAAACACGGTTTCTTCTATCTAAATGGAGCTGAAAATCATAATAAAGTATCCATCCAACTAAATCTAATACAACTTGGCATTTCATGCTTATTAATATCATTGTTTGAATCTCATCAGCTGAGACAGCGAGAATGAGTTACTAATCATTTTCTGTTTACAAAACCTTATTACTGACCTTTTCAAAGCTGCATCGAGGTCTGGCTCTTCCTTATAGTTAAAAGCTTCATCAAACCCAAGCTTATTCTTCAAAAGGTCAACCTAAAACACCACAAACAAGACTTGTTACAATCAACCATTTTTCCTGGTAACTTATTAGATATGTAGTAGCCCAAATGCACCAAAAGAACTTACCTTTTGGCTACTTCCGGCACTTCCAACCACATGGCAGCCGTGCAATTTAGCAAGCTGCCCAACAAGCTGCCCAACGGCTCCAGCAGCTGCAGATACAAAAACATATTCCCCTTTTTTAGGGGTGCAAACCTCATAAAATCCGACATAAGCAGTAAAACCGGGCATCCCTGCATCAGAAGTAGTTCATATATTTCAGTGACAAACTTCAATGAGATGATAAAATAGTGAAGATGAGACCCTAAGAATAGAGTATTCAAAGATATAGAGAATGAAGGTTTATGGTTACAATTTCAAAACCATTCAAACCGTAAGCTGTTTCTCATAGTTTTCTCAACCCAGAGCGAAAATTCAGAACAGTTCAGTCTCGTTtaagtttacaattttttccaaaaattctcAGAATGTTTATGATACAACAATTACCTTTGATGTGTTAAAGCATACATGTCATTTAAGTATTCAATTTAACGACCATTAATCTTACTAATTCAAAGATACAACATTGAATTTTATTGTCTTATGGTAAGgctgatataatatttatgcaGGATTCGAGATTCTTTTGAACATAGAACAGTGAATCTTCTTAAAAGGTACTGTTGGGTTGTCCAACATCAGTCAGGAAAGGGGTAAGGTGTTAGTGTGAGGGAAAACCTCACTCTTTAAGCTAACTTTTGGGATATGAGAGGTTCAATAACATCTAACAGTGGTATTAGAGTCCAACTGCAACAACTCTACCCAAAAATCCATGATTGATATGATGGTCTCATCAATAGCCCGTTTCTTTTTCAAATGGCTTAATTGATAGCCCGATATGTGAGAGGTTGTTGGGTTGTCCCACATCAGTTGGGATTGAGCTAGCTTTTGTGGTTCCCAATAACAGCTACCATCTATTTTCGCCCAAAAGCCATTAGCATTCCTAATTACAAGCAAACAATGTAATCCTATTCAATTGTCACTCCCATTCCCATCAATCCACTAACCAAACATGCCCTATGTGTCATCTTCATATATTGTTATAGCAATCATAAGGAATATTGTAATAAACACTCAGGACTGAATCCAGAAAAATACCATACCAAGAAGACCCAAATGATAAGAAAGAGGGATTTTATCATCAGGTGGAATCTTTCTCAGCTGCTCAGGATTCTTAAGCAAGCTGTATTCTTCCCACCCAGTAATCCCAGAAATTATATCTCCAGGCTTGAAATTGGGGTTATCAGAATCCACAACCTTTGACACACCAAATCCTTCAATAAcctatttcatcaaataaagcACACCATAAAATCCAACTCATTGCACAATTCATTAAAaagcaatgtttttaaaaaggGACCGATGATCGAACCGATTATCTCACTGGTTCATGGTTCGACCGCTTTAACAGGGAAACCAACCagttcaacttattatcaaattatgattaattttttaaataatatcagatTAATCAacagattttatttaaagatttataaaaaaataaactcaatcaagATACTCAGAGTTATGGTGATTAGAACATATTATTTCTAAAGAGTGAAACAATTAGATGGAAAAAATATCCCCGTTTCATgatacataaaaaaagaaaatacaattcTACGTGTCATTGTCTATAGAAGacattttaatagatatgagatacttttttttctttataattttatttttgaatttatgtttttcttaccgacctttataaatttatctagTCTAAgctaaaataatcaaattactcaaaaataattaaattttctaaaattatcataaatttagGGCAAACTTAGTTCTGTTGTTTTGACCGAATTTGAAGTCAACAAATAAACCATTTTTCAATGTTAATCAGACCAGATTTGGAGCCAATTTCCAGTTCAACGGATTGAACAAACAGTGTAAAAAAGTAAACAAGAACTTGAagatataatcaaatattaagtaCCTGACCAGGGATAAAAGGAGGATGATGACCGCCAGTGCCCTGACGCAGGAGGGATCTCATGTAAGGGTCGCAAGAAAGATACAAGTTCTTGACCAGAAAAGCTGAAGACCCTTTTGGTGCCTTGAGTTGAACTTTGTTAATCTTCAGCTCCATGTCTGTCTCTTTTGGTGCTGTCTCTATATACCCTTTGAATATCACTTGCTTGTTCTGTGCTTCCTCCATGATCACTCCCTGCTACTGCCACAGCCGCTACTCACCACCGTAACGTAAAGTAAATTTATGTCACTTCTCGGAATCAGACTCAGCAAACTCTTCTTGTAGGTACTCTCAATTTTCACCTACCAAAATTTGACTGCTACcaacttttgttttttatttttgttaagtgACCGCCAAAGCCGCCAACAACTTCCCATTTGAAGTGGGGTGTCATTTTTCACCTACTTTGCCGTATgccattaatatttatttagggTAAATTAATTTCTCGCCCAAGGTTTGGCTTAAAACCCCTTTTTTACCTTTAGATcgcattattaatattttcccatcaaaaataaaatttaaatgaaattactattttatccccctactttatcatttttcaaaattacaatagctccataatttaaaaaaatttaaaaaaaaattaatatttttgttttataagaaCCGTCTTATTTCtatttgttttcaaaatcatcCTTTCCTTCATCACATCCCAATCAACCCCCACCATCTCCTTTTCTTTGACAGCCCACCCCATAGTCTCAATCTCTCAATTCATCCATTTTCTCATACTAATGGAAATAGAGCATgcataaaaatctaattttttaaaatttaaaagatcaaaatttattatttcaacaacttttgggtgggaaatagatTTTTAGCCTTGTCATTTTACCCTAACACATCAAATAGAATTTGACTATCaaagttatatatttaaaatttttgacgAAATATTTAAAGTGCAATTAATTAGAGGAAAACTCTATAATCCACTTACTGGttttaagtaataataataggaaattttatttttaacaccactaaaaataaaaaaaattcaaaaagttaagTTGACAAGTTGAAGAAAAAGGCTCAAATTTTTGAATCTATCTTAAACCCAGTAAGTTTAAAAGATGAGTTTTG
Encoded here:
- the LOC123228108 gene encoding 2-alkenal reductase (NADP(+)-dependent) codes for the protein MEEAQNKQVIFKGYIETAPKETDMELKINKVQLKAPKGSSAFLVKNLYLSCDPYMRSLLRQGTGGHHPPFIPGQVIEGFGVSKVVDSDNPNFKPGDIISGITGWEEYSLLKNPEQLRKIPPDDKIPLSYHLGLLGMPGFTAYVGFYEVCTPKKGEYVFVSAAAGAVGQLVGQLAKLHGCHVVGSAGSSQKVDLLKNKLGFDEAFNYKEEPDLDAALKRYFPQGIDIYFDNVGGKTLDAALINMRVHGRVAVCGMVSLHSYNDPQGIHNLYNLIPKRITMKGFLQSDYLHLYPQFLEHVIGNYNQGKIVYIENMNEGLESAPAAFAGLFSGENVGKQVVCVARE